The Bacteroidales bacterium genome contains a region encoding:
- a CDS encoding NAD(P)/FAD-dependent oxidoreductase, producing the protein MLNIPKTNRKRVVIAGCGFAGLTLAKKLKNKGFQVVILDKHNYHQFPPLFYQVASAGLEESSILFPLRKIFQNYEDFHIRKVEVRSVDSENNQLNTSAGILDYDFLVLAHGATNSYFGSAQMKAHSRGMKSIAEVLDLRNSLLMNFENALIARDKTEQEMLLTVVIIGGGPSGVEIAGALAEMNKYVLPKDYPEFSEIRAKIYLVEAVDRVLSSMSHKSSEKARLFLEKMGVTVLTGTKASGCDEKAVFLDSGQKIGTAMIIWTAGIAGNKIDGLKPECFNRAGRISVNRINIVEGYTNIFALGDIALMTEDKYPKGHPQVAQVAIQQAVRLADNLVRMQKGIVVKDFKYRDLGTMATVGRHLAVVELPFAAFHGIMAWFIWMFIHLMSIIGVRNKLVIFINWAWKYFTYDQSTRLILRPKDRSESFKTSELI; encoded by the coding sequence ATGTTAAATATTCCAAAAACCAATAGGAAAAGAGTTGTAATAGCAGGATGCGGATTTGCAGGTCTGACTCTTGCGAAGAAACTTAAAAACAAAGGATTTCAGGTAGTTATACTTGATAAACATAATTATCACCAGTTCCCTCCTCTCTTTTACCAGGTAGCATCAGCCGGACTTGAAGAGAGCTCAATTCTGTTTCCTCTCAGAAAAATCTTCCAGAACTATGAGGATTTTCACATCAGAAAAGTAGAAGTAAGATCTGTTGATTCTGAAAATAATCAGTTAAACACTTCAGCAGGTATACTTGATTATGATTTTCTTGTACTTGCTCATGGTGCTACAAACTCATATTTCGGCTCGGCACAGATGAAAGCACATTCAAGGGGTATGAAGAGTATTGCTGAAGTACTTGATTTAAGGAATTCTCTTCTAATGAACTTTGAGAATGCTTTGATAGCCAGGGATAAAACTGAGCAGGAGATGCTTCTCACAGTTGTAATTATTGGCGGAGGACCTTCCGGAGTTGAGATTGCCGGAGCTCTGGCGGAAATGAATAAATATGTTTTGCCAAAAGATTACCCTGAGTTCAGCGAAATAAGGGCAAAGATTTATCTTGTAGAAGCAGTTGACAGAGTGCTTAGCTCGATGTCACATAAGTCATCTGAGAAGGCCAGATTGTTTCTGGAAAAGATGGGAGTGACAGTGCTTACAGGCACTAAAGCTTCGGGTTGTGATGAAAAAGCAGTTTTTCTTGACTCGGGACAAAAGATCGGAACGGCAATGATAATATGGACAGCAGGTATTGCCGGGAATAAGATTGATGGTTTAAAGCCGGAGTGTTTTAACAGAGCCGGAAGGATTAGTGTTAACAGAATAAATATAGTTGAAGGGTACACAAATATCTTCGCATTAGGCGATATTGCTTTGATGACTGAAGACAAATATCCGAAAGGACATCCGCAGGTAGCTCAGGTTGCAATTCAGCAGGCAGTACGTTTGGCAGATAATTTAGTAAGGATGCAGAAGGGAATTGTTGTTAAGGATTTTAAATACAGGGATTTAGGCACCATGGCTACTGTTGGAAGACATCTTGCAGTAGTTGAGTTGCCATTTGCAGCATTCCATGGAATAATGGCCTGGTTTATATGGATGTTCATTCACCTTATGAGTATTATTGGTGTAAGGAACAAGCTCGTAATTTTCATCAACTGGGCATGGAAATACTTCACTTATGACCAGTCAACAAGGCTGATACTCCGGCCAAAAGATCGTTCAGAATCCTTCAAGACATCTGAGTTAATATAA
- a CDS encoding inorganic diphosphatase, which translates to MNPFTHPWHSIETGKDAPSYVKSIIEIPKGSKGKYEMDKETGLLRLDRVLFSSVHYPANYGFIPQTYCDDQDPLDILVICSIDVYPMCIVEAKVIGAMEMIDGNERDDKIIAVASNDMSVNYINDLSELPPHTLVELKRFFEDYKMLEHKDVIVDQFMNREKAYEIILESMRLYAGKKEILVSNR; encoded by the coding sequence ATGAATCCATTTACTCATCCCTGGCATAGTATTGAAACAGGCAAAGATGCACCTTCTTATGTGAAAAGTATAATTGAAATCCCAAAGGGGTCAAAGGGGAAATATGAAATGGATAAGGAAACAGGACTGCTGCGGCTTGACAGGGTTCTGTTTTCGTCGGTTCACTATCCTGCAAATTATGGTTTTATTCCACAAACCTATTGCGACGATCAGGACCCGCTTGATATACTTGTTATCTGTTCAATTGATGTTTATCCGATGTGCATTGTAGAGGCAAAAGTTATCGGTGCCATGGAAATGATTGACGGTAATGAACGTGATGACAAAATAATAGCTGTAGCCAGTAATGATATGTCTGTCAATTACATAAATGATCTCTCGGAATTACCTCCTCACACTCTTGTTGAACTGAAGAGATTCTTTGAAGACTATAAAATGCTTGAACATAAGGATGTTATAGTTGATCAATTTATGAACAGGGAGAAAGCATATGAGATAATCCTTGAAAGCATGAGGCTTTATGCCGGTAAGAAAGAAATTCTGGTAAGCAATAGATAA